The sequence below is a genomic window from Falco rusticolus isolate bFalRus1 chromosome 8, bFalRus1.pri, whole genome shotgun sequence.
GCTCCACGCCCGCCCAGCCCGCGCCCGGCGCCGCCGGCGGGTACAGCACCTGCGGCGCGTTGTCGTTCTCGTCCACGATCACGAGCCGCACCGACACGTTGCTGCTCAGCGCCGGCGCGCCGCCGTCCTCCGCCCgcacccacagccccacctCGCGCACCTCCTCGTAGTCGAAGGAGCGCAGCGCGTACAGCGCGCCCGTCTCCGCCTGCACCGACACGTAGGACGAGAGCGGCGCGCCGCGCACCCGCCCCTCCGACAGCCGGTACCGCACGCGCGCGTTCTGACCCCAGTCCGCGTCCGCCGCCCGCACCGTCAGCACCAGCGCGCCCGCCGCGTTGTTCTCGGGCAGACGGGCGCTGTAGCGCGCCTCCGCGAACACCGGCGCGTTGTCGTTCACGTCCAGCACCCGCAGCGCCAGCACCGCGCCGCTCCACAGCGACGGCGACCCGCCGTCCGCCGCCCGCACCGTCACGTTGTACTCCGCCACCTCCTCCCGGTCCAGCTCCCTCGCCGTCACCACGCGGTAGTAGCCCTCAAACGACTTCTCCAGCCGGAACGGCAGCCCCTCGCCGATGCTGCACCGCACCTCGCCGTTCGCCCCCGAGTCCCGGTCCTGCACGTGCAGCAGGGCCACCACCGTCCCCGACGGCGCGTCCTCGGAGATCGCGCTCAGCGCCGACGATACTGTCAGTTCGGGCGCGTTGTCGTTCACGTCTGTCACGCTGATCGCGACTTTGGCCGTGTCGGAGAGACCTCCGCCGTCATATGCCTGAAGCTCCATTTGATGTGAGGACGTGTCCTCGAAGTCCAAATGGTCCTTAACGGATATTTCCCCTGTCTCAGTGTCTAGGTAAAAAAGTTCTGACGCTCTGtctgaaattcttttaaaactgtatttcacgTGCCCGTTCAGCCCCTCGTCGGCGTCGGCGGCCGTGACGGTGATGAGGACGGAGCCCACGGGCACGTCCTCCGGCACACGCACCGTGTACTCGGCCTGGCTGAACTGGGGCGCGTTGTCGTTCGCGTCCAGCACGGCCACGCGGATCCGCGCCGTGCCCGTCCGTGCCGGCTCGCCGCCGTCGCTCGCCCTCAGCACCAGCTCGTGGAACGCCGCCTCCTCCCGGTCCAGCGCCTTGGCCAGCACCAGCTCGGGGCGCTGGTCCCCGCCGGGGCCCGCCTGCACGGCCAGCGAGAAGTGCTCGTCGCCGCTTAGCTCGTAGCTCTGCAGGGAATTCGCTCCCGCGTCCGGGTCGTGAGCCTCGGCCAAAGGAAACCGCGACCCCGGCGCTGTCATCTCGCTCATTCGAagttctttttctgcctctcgGAAGCTGGGCGCGTTGTCGTTAATGTCCGTGATCTCCACGTCGATGCCGTAAACCTTCATTTCCCCGTCCACTATCACCTCACAGCGCAGCACGCATTTCTCCACCAGCcggcagagctgctctctgtcTATCCTCTCCGCCGTCACCAAATGTCCCGTCTTCCCGTGCAGGGCGAAATACTGCGCCCTGCCTCTGTCTATGATGCGCACGCCGCGGTCGGGGAGCGCGGGCAGCTGCAGCGCCAGGTCCTTGGCCACGTCGCCCACGAACGAGCCCTTCGGCATCTCCTCGGGAACCGAGTAGCG
It includes:
- the LOC119152337 gene encoding LOW QUALITY PROTEIN: protocadherin gamma-A10-like (The sequence of the model RefSeq protein was modified relative to this genomic sequence to represent the inferred CDS: inserted 1 base in 1 codon; deleted 1 base in 1 codon), yielding MYVPVHPWPLSSYHSRAVASGEPREARSVSLAGMVSGSQAGAGGREGGGGDPRWTGPAASAASAASRRAARGEAGRAALGSARCLQCREEAAGAAVDRGGARGRPERCPQPRPLPPGSLALRSLAGSAAGRSASVPAVRNRAAARRRGPERRXRARARVGVRRRGSAGGAAAGMCAAGRRWGRRERALLWCVLLAAWEAAWGQLRYSVPEEMPKGSFVGDVAKDLALQLPALPDRGVRIIDRGRAQYFALHGKTGHLVTAERIDREQLCRLVEKCVLRCEVIVDGEMKVYGIDVEITDINDNAPSFREAEKELRMSEMTAPGSRFPLAEAHDPDAGANSLQSYELSGDEHFSLAVQAGPGGDQRPELVLAKALDREEAAFHELVLRASDGGEPARTGTARIRVAVLDANDNAPQFSQAEYTVRVPEDVPVGSVLITVTAADADEGLNGHVKYSFKRISDRASELFYLDTETGEISVKDHLDFEDTSSHQMELQAYDGGGLSDTAKVAISVTDVNDNAPELTVSSALSAISEDAPSGTVVALLHVQDRDSGANGEVRCSIGEGLPFRLEKSFEGYYRVVTARELDREEVAEYNVTVRAADGGSPSLWSGAVLALRVLDVNDNAPVFAEARYSARLPENNAAGALVLTVRAADADWGQNARVRYRLSEGRVRGAPLSSYVSVQAETGALYALRSFDYEEVREVGLWVRAEDGGAPALSSNVSVRLVIVDENDNAPQVLYPPAAPGAGWAGVELAPRSAEPGALVAKVVAVDADAGQNAWLSYELAKATEPGLFRVGLHSGEVRTARFPLARDAARQSLVVVVKDHGRPALSATATLTVVLAESVAELLSELGSAAAAPGEPAGSLTRWLVVAVAAVSCLFLAFLLLLLALRLRRWRRSQLLAAGSGAARGVPASHFVGIDGVRAFLHSYSHEVSLTADSRKSQLRLSAGSCCDTLPARPPPDEPAPLLGDDPAAPPVSASARAWLPFLPAALEFLAAPCLPSAHAGKAGAAAGCAPASRSRGARAWLAHPALRLRWQAGALRAPGALSRGWRGKEA